The following proteins come from a genomic window of Lolium rigidum isolate FL_2022 chromosome 5, APGP_CSIRO_Lrig_0.1, whole genome shotgun sequence:
- the LOC124657215 gene encoding uncharacterized protein LOC124657215 produces the protein MGSCISHSPASSPAGSGRRPAKVVGLDGSMTQYAAPVTAGEAVRNDERNGNESVFLCSSDELRFDAAPRALADEEELQPGWLYFLLPVSMLHVALRRYEMAALAMRASSALAVSGVASPPRLKNVVGNKSKQRKTARVAPLVAPGQDAELADGEWSQHAYGKYGGARKTVRGGTAETAGKTRKRSGYRSRGARHRRRAADDVPRLSAILEDDDF, from the coding sequence ATGGGCTCGTGCATATCGCACTCCCCGGCGTCGTCACCGGCAGGCTCggggcggagaccggccaaggtggtTGGCCTGGACGGCTCCATGACGCAGTACGCGGCGCCAGTCACGGCGGGCGAGGCCGTGAGGAACGACGAGCGCAACGGAAACGAGTCGGTCTTCCTGTGcagctccgacgagctccgcTTCGACGCGGCCCCGCGCGCGCTGGCGGACGAGGAGGAGCTGCAGCCAGGATGGCTCTACTTCCTGCTCCCCGTGTCCATGCTCCACGTCGCGCTCCGCAGGTACGAGATGGCGGCCCTCGCCATGAGGGCCAGCTCGGCGCTCGCCGTCAGCGGCGTCGCGTCTCCTCCCCGCCTCAAGAACGTGGTTGGCAACAAGAGCAAGCAACGGAAAACGGCTCGAGTGGCGCCCCTTGTCGCCCCTGGCCAGGACGCCGAACTTGCAGACGGTGAATGGAGTCAACACGCGTACGGCAAATATGGTGGCGCTCGCAAGACAGTGCGCGGCGGCACTGCTGAGACAGCTGGGAAGACGAGGAAGAGATCGGGCTACAGAAGTCGCGGCGCTCGCCATCGTCGTCGTGCGGCAGACGACGTGCCGAGGTTAAGCGCCATTCTAGAAGACGATGACTTTTGA